A single genomic interval of Antechinus flavipes isolate AdamAnt ecotype Samford, QLD, Australia chromosome 1, AdamAnt_v2, whole genome shotgun sequence harbors:
- the CHDH gene encoding choline dehydrogenase, mitochondrial: protein MALLLFRASRRWGLPPPAGLVKLPRRATSSDGKRDSYSYVIVGAGSAGCVLSHRLSEDPDNSVLVLEAGPRDVWLGSKRLLWKIHMPAALVSNLCDDKYNWYYHTTPQKGLNLRTLYWPRGRVWGGSSSLNAMVYIRGHAEDYNRWQREGAEGWDYEHCLPYFRRAQNHELGPDRYRGGEGPLRVSRGKSDHPLHHAFLEAAQQAGYPITEDMNGFQQEGFGWMDMTIYKGQRWSAASAYLRPALSRPNLTAESRTFVTKILFDRTRAIGVEYVKNGLKRKVYASKEVILSGGAINSPQLLMLSGIGNADDLRKLGIPVLCNLPGVGQNLQDHLELYIQQECTQPITLYSSQKPLRKMRIGLEWLWKFSGEGATAHLETGGFIRSRPGVPHPDIQFHFLPSQVIDHGRVPTQQEAYQVHVGTMRSLSKGWLKLKSAHPMDHPIIEPNYMSAGADIEEFRLSVKLTREIFAQKALGPYRGRELQPGILVQSDEDIDAFVRAKADSAYHPSCTCKMGWPSDPTAVVDPQTRVIGVENLRVVDASIMPSVVSGNLNAPTIMIAEKASDIIRGLPALCDQGVPVYQPKTLETQR, encoded by the exons ATGGCCCTGCTGCTCTTCCGGGCCTCCAGGAGGTGGGGCCTGCCTCCCCCGGCGGGGCTGGTGAAGCTCCCCCGCCGGGCCACGTCGAGTGACGGGAAGAGAGACTCGTACAGCTACGTGATCGTGGGGGCCGGCTCCGCGGGCTGCGTCCTGAGCCACCGGCTCTCCGAGGACCCCGACAACTCGGTGCTGGTCCTGGAGGCCGGGCCCAGAGACGTGTGGCTGGGCAGCAAGCGGCTCCTGTGGAAGATCCACATGCCCGCGGCCCTGGTCTCGAACCTCTGCGACGACAAGTACAACTGGTACTACCACACCACCCCCCAGAAGGGCCTGAACCTGCGCACGCTGTACTGGCCCCGGGGCCGCGTCTGGGGGGGCTCGTCCTCCCTCAACGCCATGGTCTACATCCGCGGGCACGCAGAGGACTACAACCGCTGGCAGCGCGAGGGGGCCGAGGGCTGGGACTACGAGCACTGCCTGCCCTACTTCCGCCGAGCCCAGAACCACGAGCTGGGCCCGGACCGGTACCGGGGCGGGGAGGGCCCCCTGCGGGTGTCCAGGGGCAAGAGCGACCACCCCCTGCACCACGCCTTTCTGGAGGCTGCCCAGCAGGCCGGCTACCCCATCACCGAGGACATGAACGGTTTCCAGCAGGAAGGCTTTGGCTGGATGGATATGACCATCTACAAAG GCCAGCGGTGGAGTGCGGCCAGTGCCTACCTCCGGCCCGCCCTGTCTCGACCCAATTTGACGGCAGAATCCAGAACCTTTGTGACCAAAATTCTGTTTGATAGGACCCGAGCTATCGGTGTGGAGTACGTGAAGAATGGCCTGAAGAGGAAG GTTTATGCGAGCAAAGAGGTGATTCTGAGCGGAGGAGCCATCAATTCTCCCCAGCTGCTCATGCTGTCTGGAATCGGGAATGCCGACGACCTCAGAAAGCTCGGGATCCCTGTTCTTTGTAACCTTCCCG GTGTGGGCCAGAACCTGCAGGACCATCTGGAATTGTACATCCAGCAGGAGTGCACTCAGCCCATCACTCTGTACTCGTCCCAGAAGCCCCTTCGGAAAATGCGCATCGGGCTGGAGTGGCTCTGGAAGTTTTCAG gGGAGGGAGCCACTGCCCACCTTGAAACTGGCGGCTTCATCCGGAGCCGTCCTGGGGTTCCTCACCCTGATATTCAGTTCCACTTCTTGCCTTCCCAAGTGATCGACCACGGGCGCGTCCCGACCCAGCAGGAAGCTTACCAG GTACATGTTGGGACCATGCGGAGCCTGAGCAAGGGCTGGCTGAAGCTGAAAAGTGCCCACCCCATGGACCACCCGATCATTGAGCCCAACTACATGTCAGCAG GAGCAGACATCGAGGAGTTCCGGCTCTCGGTGAAGTTAACCAGGGAGATCTTTGCCCAGAAAGCTCTGGGGCCGTATCGGGGCCGCGAGCTCCAGCCCGGCATCCTCGTGCAGTCGGACGAGGACATCGACGCCTTCGTCAGGGCCAAGGCCGACAGCGCCTACCACCCCTCCTGCACGTGTAAGATGGGCTGGCCCTCGGACCCCACCGCGGTGGTGGATCCCCAGACCAGAGTCATCGGCGTGGAAAACCTGAGGGTGGTGGACGCCTCCATAATGCCCAGCGTGGTCAGCGGCAACCTCAACGCCCCCACCATCATGATAGCAGAGAAGGCCTCGGACATCATCCGGGGGCTCCCGGCGCTCTGTGACCAGGGGGTTCCCGTCTACCAGCCCAAGACCTTGGAGACCCAGCGATAA